A genomic window from Cyanobium sp. ATX 6F1 includes:
- a CDS encoding YbjQ family protein, translating into MVQPVFVTTTFSIEGYAIKEYLGIVRGIVVRSPTLLQGFFGGLKSMIGGRIGAYTEMCEQTRQQAYEQMISHARKLGANAIVGTRYDGSEVESGASAATEVLCYGTAVVIEKLE; encoded by the coding sequence GTGGTTCAGCCGGTGTTCGTGACCACCACCTTCAGCATCGAGGGCTATGCGATCAAGGAGTACCTGGGAATCGTGCGCGGCATCGTGGTGCGTTCACCCACCCTGCTGCAGGGCTTTTTCGGCGGGCTGAAATCGATGATCGGCGGCCGCATCGGCGCCTACACCGAGATGTGCGAGCAGACCCGGCAACAGGCCTACGAGCAGATGATCAGCCATGCCCGCAAGCTCGGGGCCAACGCGATCGTGGGTACCCGCTACGACGGCTCGGAGGTGGAGAGCGGAGCCTCGGCGGCCACCGAGGTGCTCTGCTATGGCACGGCGGTGGTGATCGAGAAGCTGGAGTGA
- a CDS encoding acetylserotonin O-methyltransferase, which yields MATNDLSPDRILDVAMAFWPAKVLLSAVELDLFSTLGERALSGAELQAELKLHPRANPDFFDTLVALRFLEREGDGAEARYRNSAETATFLNTAHPAYIGGFLAMANDRLYPFWGDLTEALRTGAPQNEIKHNGAPLFEALYADPERLEQFLAAMAGISAGNATALAERFDFSPYRSLCDVGGASGLLALTLARRHPHLRCLTADLPPATAIAERQVAASGLADRVSAVPLDFFAQPLPRADVITMGLILHDWNLERKRELIAAAYEALPEGGVFIVLEHLIDDARRENAFGLMMSLNMLIENGDAFDFTGADFNRWCLEAGFQRTEVLPLAGPASAGIAYK from the coding sequence ATGGCCACCAACGACCTCTCCCCGGACCGGATCCTCGACGTGGCGATGGCCTTCTGGCCCGCCAAGGTGCTGCTCTCGGCCGTTGAACTGGATCTGTTCAGCACCTTGGGTGAGCGTGCCCTCAGCGGCGCTGAGCTCCAGGCGGAGCTGAAGCTGCACCCCCGCGCCAACCCCGACTTCTTCGACACCCTGGTGGCCCTGCGTTTTCTCGAACGTGAGGGCGATGGGGCGGAGGCCCGCTACCGCAACAGCGCCGAAACAGCCACGTTCCTGAACACGGCCCATCCGGCCTACATCGGCGGCTTTCTGGCCATGGCCAACGACCGCCTCTACCCCTTCTGGGGCGATCTCACCGAGGCCCTGCGCACGGGCGCACCTCAAAACGAGATCAAACACAACGGTGCCCCCCTCTTCGAGGCGCTCTATGCGGACCCCGAACGACTGGAGCAGTTCCTCGCCGCCATGGCGGGGATTTCCGCCGGCAACGCAACGGCCCTGGCGGAGCGCTTCGATTTCTCCCCGTATCGCAGCCTCTGCGACGTGGGCGGTGCCTCCGGCCTGCTAGCGCTCACCCTGGCCCGACGACACCCCCATCTGCGCTGCCTCACCGCCGATCTGCCCCCTGCCACGGCGATCGCGGAGCGTCAGGTGGCCGCCTCGGGGCTGGCTGATCGGGTCAGTGCCGTGCCGCTGGATTTCTTCGCCCAGCCGCTGCCCAGGGCCGATGTGATCACCATGGGCCTGATCCTCCACGACTGGAACCTGGAGAGGAAGCGCGAGCTGATCGCCGCTGCCTACGAGGCCCTGCCCGAGGGGGGCGTCTTCATCGTGCTGGAGCACCTGATCGACGATGCCCGGCGTGAGAACGCCTTCGGCCTGATGATGTCGCTGAACATGTTGATCGAAAACGGTGACGCCTTCGACTTCACCGGAGCTGATTTCAACCGCTGGTGCCTGGAGGCGGGCTTCCAGCGCACGGAGGTGCTTCCCCTGGCCGGGCCCGCCAGCGCCGGCATCGCCTACAAGTAA
- a CDS encoding alpha/beta hydrolase gives MAAGRTPFAALLLHGFTGNPETLGPLAAPLRALGLPVAMPLLRGHGGPSPEALGAVRWPDWVADGAAALEQLSAQAEQVIIVGHSMGALVALQLAADHGASIDSLVLVATPIQLASPLAPGRPLQRLRPLVQRLLRRWPIPKTYRDPSLAIHDSSYDWSPMAPLISFLEFGAHTRARLGEVSCPALILQSHADPVVLDASVPLLCAGLATPAAEKRVVWFERSGHELVLDLEGPAVVATVMEFVGERLKRD, from the coding sequence ATGGCGGCTGGTCGCACCCCCTTCGCTGCGCTGCTGCTGCACGGCTTCACCGGCAACCCCGAAACGCTCGGGCCGTTGGCGGCACCGCTGCGGGCCCTGGGGCTCCCCGTGGCCATGCCCCTGCTGCGGGGCCATGGGGGGCCCAGCCCCGAGGCCCTTGGGGCGGTGCGCTGGCCCGATTGGGTCGCCGATGGGGCTGCCGCCCTCGAGCAGCTGAGCGCCCAGGCCGAACAGGTGATCATCGTGGGCCACAGCATGGGAGCCCTGGTGGCCCTGCAGCTGGCGGCCGACCACGGCGCCAGCATCGACAGCCTGGTGCTGGTGGCGACCCCGATCCAGCTGGCCTCGCCGCTGGCCCCCGGCCGTCCCCTGCAACGGCTGCGACCGCTCGTGCAACGACTGCTGCGCCGCTGGCCGATCCCGAAGACCTACCGCGACCCCTCCCTGGCCATCCACGACAGCAGCTACGACTGGTCGCCCATGGCTCCGCTGATCTCCTTCCTGGAGTTCGGCGCCCACACCCGAGCGCGCTTAGGGGAGGTGAGCTGCCCTGCCTTGATCCTGCAGAGCCATGCCGATCCGGTGGTGCTGGACGCCAGCGTCCCGTTGTTGTGCGCCGGCCTGGCGACCCCGGCCGCCGAGAAGCGTGTGGTCTGGTTCGAGCGCTCGGGCCATGAGCTCGTTCTCGATCTGGAGGGCCCGGCGGTTGTTGCGACCGTGATGGAGTTCGTGGGGGAGCGGCTGAAGCGCGATTGA
- a CDS encoding heavy metal-binding domain-containing protein has translation MTLITGLSGNEIYCLRRKGLTPGDLVIGNSVIALGLVRSLLSGLKTLVGGEVHQITALIQEGRSRAYRRLVREAGQRGGVGITGVANELVFQGTNVEFLAIGSCLHRENGTPDDELAFSTSADGQALYCQLDCGFRPLQFVFGNVAYAVGLGGGLLGGLRSLVRGEVVEFSRLFNTIRHLALQRISAEATAVGANAVVGIRTTILPFVGLQEMVMIGTASHHPALPAAYTDAPITSDLTNEEMWNLIDQGLMPVQLVLGVSVYSLGLWGGLSAFFKSFVRGEIRELSSLIYAAREQALRHIEVDARRCGADQVVGIKTYVYNLGGGIVEFLAIGTAVKAMPGVHTLSEQLLPQAIIRDQDTFINTAQSSSAAPLNQPTNSRSILGSVGTLFAIVAWIGYVMFVIFR, from the coding sequence ATGACCCTCATCACCGGCCTCTCCGGCAACGAGATCTACTGTCTGCGCCGCAAAGGCCTGACGCCGGGTGACCTGGTGATCGGCAACAGCGTGATCGCCCTCGGCCTGGTGCGCAGCCTGCTCTCCGGCCTCAAGACCCTGGTGGGGGGAGAGGTGCATCAGATCACCGCCCTGATCCAGGAGGGTCGCTCGCGCGCCTACCGGCGTCTGGTGCGTGAAGCCGGCCAGCGGGGTGGCGTCGGCATCACCGGCGTGGCCAACGAGCTGGTGTTCCAGGGCACCAACGTGGAGTTCCTGGCGATCGGCTCCTGCCTGCACCGGGAAAATGGAACACCAGACGACGAGCTGGCGTTCTCCACCTCTGCCGATGGCCAGGCGCTCTACTGCCAGCTCGATTGCGGCTTCAGGCCGCTGCAGTTCGTCTTCGGCAACGTGGCCTACGCCGTGGGCCTCGGGGGCGGCCTGCTGGGGGGCCTGCGCAGCCTGGTGCGCGGCGAGGTGGTGGAGTTCTCTCGCCTGTTCAACACCATCCGCCACCTGGCGCTCCAGCGCATCTCGGCGGAGGCCACGGCCGTGGGCGCCAACGCCGTGGTGGGGATCCGCACCACGATCCTGCCCTTCGTCGGGCTGCAGGAGATGGTGATGATCGGCACCGCCTCCCACCACCCCGCCCTGCCGGCGGCCTACACCGATGCGCCGATCACCAGTGACCTCACCAACGAGGAAATGTGGAACCTGATCGACCAGGGCCTGATGCCCGTGCAGCTGGTGTTGGGGGTTTCGGTCTATTCGCTGGGGCTCTGGGGCGGCCTCTCGGCCTTCTTCAAATCGTTCGTGCGCGGTGAAATCCGCGAACTCAGCAGCTTGATCTACGCCGCCCGCGAGCAGGCACTGCGCCACATCGAAGTCGATGCCCGCCGCTGCGGCGCCGATCAGGTGGTCGGCATCAAGACCTACGTCTACAACCTCGGCGGCGGCATCGTCGAATTCCTGGCCATTGGCACCGCCGTCAAGGCGATGCCCGGGGTGCACACCCTCTCCGAGCAACTGCTACCCCAGGCGATCATCCGCGACCAGGACACCTTCATCAACACCGCCCAGTCCAGCTCCGCAGCCCCCCTGAATCAGCCCACCAACTCGCGCAGCATTCTGGGCTCCGTGGGCACCCTGTTCGCCATCGTGGCCTGGATCGGCTATGTGATGTTCGTCATCTTCCGTTGA
- a CDS encoding EAL domain-containing protein translates to MLNNSGKVSSSQASNTMTSDDLEIHFQPIISLKTSAVIGLEALARPLKMNVEAFFSEARQSGKLLELDRRCRALAMAGFRNLSQQLAQQPLLFLQFETSLIDEGAEGSEALMNATKEAGLEPNDIVIELKETRAMNSMAIKNFVDNYRELGFLIAIDDVGSGYSNLTKISELRPHIIKLDRCLVEGVEKSYIKQETIKSLVHLSKNIGTLVLAEGIETQAELDYCAYVGINYFQGHYFARPAAPTDLHLSDVQLLILKANHRHRAKVIAAQQAQQQSDQDLQAMAIDCSDRLRSGTPTEFDPILAAWVLEQPSINAAYLLDNEGVQLSKTHLGRGVRPSQHRLFAPATPGTDHSNKEYFLGLIENGPDQFLTNSYIDLATGRLCRTLARQLNIPDGGAYVLCIDQLTPNTV, encoded by the coding sequence ATGCTCAACAACAGTGGCAAGGTTTCATCAAGCCAAGCCTCCAACACCATGACATCTGACGATCTGGAGATTCATTTTCAACCGATCATCAGCCTCAAGACCAGTGCTGTCATTGGGTTGGAGGCCCTGGCCAGGCCCCTGAAGATGAACGTCGAAGCCTTCTTCTCCGAAGCTCGCCAAAGTGGCAAGCTCCTGGAACTGGATCGTCGCTGCCGTGCCCTGGCCATGGCCGGATTTCGCAATCTGTCCCAACAGCTGGCCCAGCAGCCTTTGTTATTTCTGCAATTTGAAACCTCCCTGATCGATGAAGGAGCGGAGGGATCAGAGGCCCTGATGAATGCCACAAAGGAAGCGGGCCTAGAGCCCAATGACATCGTGATCGAACTAAAAGAAACAAGGGCCATGAACTCCATGGCCATCAAAAACTTCGTAGACAACTACCGGGAACTAGGCTTTCTGATCGCCATCGATGACGTTGGCTCGGGATACAGCAACCTTACAAAAATATCTGAATTACGTCCACACATCATCAAACTCGATCGCTGCCTCGTGGAGGGCGTTGAGAAAAGCTACATCAAGCAGGAAACGATCAAATCGCTTGTTCATTTAAGCAAAAACATCGGCACGCTTGTGCTGGCAGAGGGAATTGAAACCCAGGCAGAATTGGATTATTGTGCCTATGTTGGTATCAACTACTTCCAGGGCCATTACTTCGCACGGCCGGCAGCACCGACGGATCTGCATCTATCAGATGTGCAGCTCTTGATCCTCAAGGCGAACCACCGACACCGCGCCAAAGTCATCGCCGCTCAGCAAGCCCAGCAGCAATCCGATCAAGACCTGCAGGCCATGGCCATTGATTGCAGCGACCGCCTGCGCTCTGGTACTCCCACTGAGTTTGATCCGATCCTCGCGGCCTGGGTTCTGGAACAACCATCGATCAATGCGGCCTACCTTCTCGACAATGAAGGGGTGCAACTCAGCAAAACCCACCTGGGACGTGGGGTCAGACCCTCCCAGCATCGCCTGTTCGCGCCAGCCACGCCAGGAACCGATCACAGCAACAAAGAATACTTTCTCGGCTTGATCGAGAACGGACCGGATCAATTCCTCACCAACAGTTACATCGACCTGGCAACGGGTCGGCTCTGCCGAACCCTGGCCAGGCAGTTGAACATACCTGATGGTGGTGCTTACGTGCTCTGCATCGACCAGCTCACACCAAACACTGTTTAA
- a CDS encoding GNAT family N-acetyltransferase — translation MTQESIRLSPVQPEQLDQLMPLVAAFYAHFGYSYDNDRKRSLLETFLNDGNSGRLWFIVNSDAPVGYVLIAFSFSLEMEGRIAFVDELFIAPEGRSKGTGAWALSLAEAACRELGVGTLRLEAEADNLRAAALYLRQGYGDLGRRLLSKSLDQPNHRPEDT, via the coding sequence ATGACGCAGGAGTCAATCCGCCTGAGCCCCGTGCAACCGGAGCAACTGGACCAGTTGATGCCCCTGGTGGCGGCCTTCTACGCCCATTTCGGCTACTCCTACGACAACGACCGCAAACGCTCGTTGCTGGAGACGTTCCTGAACGATGGAAACAGCGGTCGGTTGTGGTTCATCGTCAACAGCGACGCACCCGTGGGCTATGTGCTGATCGCCTTCTCCTTCAGCCTGGAAATGGAAGGCCGCATCGCCTTCGTCGATGAGCTGTTCATCGCACCGGAAGGGCGCTCCAAAGGCACTGGCGCCTGGGCCCTGTCCCTGGCGGAGGCGGCCTGCCGGGAACTGGGGGTGGGCACCCTGAGGCTGGAGGCCGAAGCAGACAACCTCCGCGCCGCCGCCCTTTACCTAAGGCAGGGTTACGGGGATCTCGGCCGTCGTTTGCTGAGCAAATCACTTGATCAACCGAATCACAGACCAGAAGACACCTGA
- a CDS encoding alpha/beta fold hydrolase, which yields MIDAQLLFLPGASGSTAFWQPLAERLTHPAERRFLGWPGFGPTPPDPAINSLTDLVDLVSGALDRPSALIAQSMGGVIALLTALKQPQSITHLVLIATSGGLAMAEHGAEDWRPAFMASQASVPPWFADATEDLTPLLPEIRMPTLLVWGDADPISPLSVGRKLEALLPRSKLRVIPGADHDLAFSHAAELAPMIEDHLATP from the coding sequence TTGATCGACGCCCAACTGCTTTTCCTGCCCGGGGCCTCCGGCAGCACAGCGTTCTGGCAACCACTGGCGGAGCGGCTCACCCACCCAGCCGAACGCAGGTTCCTGGGCTGGCCAGGCTTTGGGCCAACGCCGCCGGATCCCGCCATCAACAGCCTCACCGACTTGGTGGACCTGGTCAGCGGCGCCCTCGATCGACCCAGCGCGCTGATCGCCCAATCCATGGGCGGGGTGATCGCCTTGCTGACCGCCCTGAAGCAACCGCAATCCATCACCCACCTTGTGCTGATCGCCACCTCCGGCGGCCTCGCCATGGCGGAGCACGGCGCTGAGGATTGGCGGCCGGCTTTCATGGCCAGCCAGGCCTCCGTTCCCCCCTGGTTCGCAGACGCCACTGAGGACCTCACTCCCCTGCTCCCTGAGATCCGTATGCCCACCCTGCTGGTGTGGGGGGACGCCGATCCGATCAGCCCACTAAGCGTCGGGCGGAAACTGGAAGCGCTGCTGCCCCGCTCGAAGCTGCGGGTGATTCCCGGCGCCGACCATGACCTGGCCTTCAGCCACGCGGCGGAGCTGGCGCCGATGATCGAGGACCACCTCGCGACGCCATGA
- a CDS encoding phosphate-starvation-inducible PsiE family protein yields MTTVISLDSRPSADAQPPETSTSPPTDPAATNTPVPWHQQFRRRQIVQALEAVQDMIAVSLCVGLFCVMALQLRAIFLSLLTKPHFHQITADILFILILVELFRLMIIYLQEQRVSIGVSVEIAIVSVLREVIVKGVLETDWHQILAVCVFLMAMAVLLVVRVWLPPTFAGVDPEAMVSARLRETHH; encoded by the coding sequence ATGACCACTGTGATCAGCCTCGATTCCAGGCCGTCAGCTGATGCTCAGCCACCGGAAACCTCCACCTCCCCGCCCACTGATCCAGCTGCCACAAACACACCCGTTCCCTGGCATCAACAGTTCCGTCGACGCCAGATCGTGCAAGCGCTCGAAGCGGTTCAGGACATGATTGCCGTGTCGCTTTGCGTGGGGTTGTTCTGTGTGATGGCGCTGCAATTACGCGCCATTTTTCTCTCCTTGCTGACCAAGCCACATTTTCACCAAATCACCGCGGACATCCTCTTCATCCTGATCCTGGTGGAGTTGTTCCGCCTGATGATCATTTACCTCCAGGAACAGCGCGTCTCGATCGGGGTGTCGGTGGAGATCGCCATCGTTTCGGTGCTACGGGAGGTGATCGTCAAGGGGGTGCTGGAAACGGACTGGCACCAGATCCTGGCGGTGTGCGTGTTCCTGATGGCCATGGCGGTTCTGTTGGTGGTGCGGGTCTGGCTGCCACCCACCTTCGCCGGCGTCGATCCCGAGGCCATGGTCTCGGCTCGCCTGCGCGAAACCCACCACTGA
- a CDS encoding putative bifunctional diguanylate cyclase/phosphodiesterase, with translation MKKFFLPWIKEERVDLRRSQLRQRQAVLLALLVLTPLMVMELIRRGVDVNNKRLNELKDSTAQSSPSQKWLQGKADDWTRRTEFLDYLRKKTPEGYIRLNEASKRVEPGVMLLLFSSTGDLLFKTNRLSNGGLDDPLLKNCATGQLKLLPKRGVTRQFFCRDSRNQVFKGVVRPVGVKPANEAPWGQLVYLTPFAPDGSLLKSPDAEVVEGTMRSLVDDLPLMLVLLAALLTFRMVMMLERRRVMVLQRHREHQAGLRIRRSSERLDHMLERLGASDGSRGLAVEDEVTSIIFGVNKQAPLEQEASAPKTDGMEHKLGVVAKRFEQFLESARALALLDSLTDLPNRRYFLVRLEIEAQRAKRSGKPYAVMFVDIDKFKQINDTYGHGVGDAALSTVADNLREWCRREDFVARYGGDEFAVLMDLSGLEDRSESNLKAKAYLFANRLISRFEAPFELGAVSLPIRLSIGITIVQGGDTDFRQAMKRSDVAMYQAKKQFHSRIFVFGEEALREELDDYQLFADLQKALENHELAVFFQPILSTNGGIHTVEALARWTHPTEGDVSPETFLALAERYRLIGPLGEELLHLAVKGFATLLASMNSDLRLAINVTASLLNNPDFALMLLQMLSKQRVLPTQVTLEITETSLFQTDSATEDNLRILRDSGMDLSLDDFGTGYSSLNRLFLVQPNEIKIDKSFVKDLDTDATAMRIVKLITGLATLMKIRVVAEGVETNEIADLLSELGVHHHQGYLYSKARATNDLIASGAKAFERTQKASTS, from the coding sequence TTGAAGAAGTTCTTTCTGCCGTGGATCAAGGAGGAACGCGTCGATCTGCGCCGGAGCCAACTGCGCCAACGCCAGGCTGTTTTGCTGGCACTCCTTGTGCTGACCCCTCTGATGGTGATGGAGCTGATCCGTCGAGGGGTTGATGTCAACAACAAAAGGCTGAATGAGTTGAAGGATTCGACGGCCCAGTCTTCTCCATCGCAAAAATGGCTGCAGGGAAAGGCGGATGATTGGACCCGCAGAACTGAGTTTCTTGACTATCTCAGGAAGAAGACTCCAGAGGGCTATATACGTCTGAACGAAGCCAGCAAAAGGGTTGAACCCGGTGTGATGCTGCTGCTTTTTTCGAGCACGGGTGATCTGTTGTTTAAAACCAACAGGCTGTCCAATGGTGGCCTCGATGATCCTTTGCTGAAGAACTGCGCCACCGGTCAGTTGAAGCTGTTGCCGAAGCGAGGCGTTACCCGTCAGTTTTTCTGCCGCGACAGTCGCAACCAGGTTTTCAAAGGGGTAGTGAGACCGGTGGGCGTGAAGCCCGCCAACGAAGCGCCATGGGGACAGTTGGTTTATCTGACACCCTTCGCCCCAGACGGCTCACTTCTGAAATCTCCTGATGCTGAGGTGGTGGAAGGCACGATGCGGTCTTTGGTGGATGATCTGCCCCTGATGTTGGTGCTGTTGGCAGCGCTGCTCACCTTCCGAATGGTGATGATGCTGGAGCGTCGTCGGGTGATGGTTCTTCAGCGCCATAGAGAGCATCAGGCGGGCCTGCGGATTCGGAGGAGCAGTGAGCGGTTGGATCACATGCTTGAACGGCTCGGAGCTTCAGACGGATCCCGTGGCTTGGCAGTTGAAGATGAGGTGACCTCGATCATCTTTGGAGTCAACAAGCAAGCACCCTTGGAGCAGGAAGCCTCAGCTCCCAAGACTGATGGCATGGAGCACAAGCTCGGAGTAGTGGCGAAACGCTTCGAGCAGTTTCTGGAATCTGCCCGGGCTTTGGCACTGCTTGATTCTCTTACCGATCTACCGAATCGCCGCTATTTTCTCGTTCGCCTTGAGATTGAGGCTCAGCGCGCCAAAAGAAGTGGTAAGCCCTACGCGGTCATGTTTGTTGATATCGATAAATTTAAGCAGATCAATGATACCTATGGGCATGGTGTGGGCGATGCAGCGCTTTCGACCGTCGCAGACAATTTGCGCGAGTGGTGCCGGCGTGAGGACTTTGTCGCTCGTTATGGAGGGGATGAGTTTGCGGTCTTGATGGATCTCTCTGGTTTGGAGGATCGTAGCGAAAGTAATCTCAAGGCCAAGGCCTATCTGTTCGCAAATAGGCTGATATCTAGGTTTGAAGCCCCCTTTGAACTTGGCGCTGTATCGCTACCGATTCGGCTAAGTATCGGCATTACGATTGTACAAGGGGGCGATACTGACTTCAGGCAAGCGATGAAGCGATCAGATGTTGCAATGTATCAGGCTAAGAAGCAGTTTCATAGCCGCATCTTTGTTTTTGGTGAGGAGGCCTTAAGGGAGGAGCTTGACGACTATCAGCTGTTTGCTGATCTACAGAAAGCACTGGAGAATCATGAGCTGGCGGTGTTTTTTCAGCCGATTCTTTCAACCAATGGAGGCATCCATACCGTCGAGGCGCTGGCGCGCTGGACCCACCCAACCGAGGGAGACGTGTCGCCAGAAACGTTCCTGGCCCTGGCGGAGCGCTATCGATTGATTGGCCCCCTTGGTGAAGAGCTTCTGCATCTTGCTGTGAAGGGTTTTGCGACTCTGCTGGCCAGCATGAACAGTGATCTCAGGCTGGCGATCAACGTGACCGCATCTCTGCTCAACAATCCGGATTTCGCTCTGATGCTCCTTCAGATGCTCAGCAAGCAGAGAGTCCTTCCGACTCAGGTGACTCTTGAAATTACGGAAACTTCCCTGTTCCAAACCGATTCCGCCACAGAAGACAATCTGCGGATCCTCAGGGATTCTGGGATGGATTTATCTCTTGATGATTTTGGAACCGGTTATTCCTCGCTCAACAGGCTGTTTCTTGTCCAACCCAATGAGATCAAGATTGACAAGTCTTTCGTGAAAGACCTTGATACAGATGCAACGGCGATGCGGATCGTCAAGCTGATCACCGGCCTGGCTACATTGATGAAGATAAGGGTTGTCGCCGAAGGCGTGGAAACCAACGAGATTGCCGATCTTCTCTCTGAGCTCGGCGTTCATCATCATCAAGGATACTTGTATTCCAAGGCTCGTGCCACTAACGATTTGATCGCATCAGGCGCCAAGGCCTTCGAGCGAACGCAGAAAGCGTCAACGTCCTGA